A part of Desulfurellaceae bacterium genomic DNA contains:
- a CDS encoding clan AA aspartic protease yields MISGKVSPDREATIDLDVSGPSQQPQRTEVVIDTGFNGYLTLPKKRIHDLRLPFVGNRRATLGDGNVVILDVYLATVSWHGHEREVLALQSDGGPLIGMSLLAGSRVTLDVVAGGAVRIDELPGTGRVS; encoded by the coding sequence ATGATTTCTGGCAAGGTTTCTCCGGATCGTGAAGCGACGATTGACTTAGACGTGTCAGGGCCAAGCCAGCAGCCCCAACGGACTGAGGTCGTTATTGATACAGGGTTTAACGGGTATTTGACGTTGCCAAAAAAGAGAATTCACGATCTCAGACTTCCATTTGTCGGCAATCGTCGTGCGACATTGGGCGACGGCAATGTTGTGATTTTAGATGTCTACCTCGCAACGGTCTCCTGGCATGGACATGAGCGAGAGGTGCTTGCTCTCCAGTCTGACGGGGGACCGTTGATCGGCATGTCTCTCCTGGCCGGCAGCCGCGTCACCTTGGATGTGGTGGCCGGTGGCGCCGTGCGTATCGACGAGCTACCCGGAACCGGACGTGTCTCCTGA